In one window of Terriglobia bacterium DNA:
- a CDS encoding AbrB/MazE/SpoVT family DNA-binding domain-containing protein produces the protein MRVTVRKWGNSLALRIPKSLASDSRIAQGSLVEVTLEKGKLVVTPLAVPDYSLNQLLAKVRRRNLHGEVDTGSATGRESW, from the coding sequence ATGCGTGTTACAGTTCGTAAATGGGGAAACAGTCTTGCTCTCCGCATACCCAAGTCTTTGGCTTCTGACTCACGGATAGCCCAGGGGTCGTTGGTTGAGGTGACGCTCGAAAAGGGCAAGTTGGTTGTGACGCCCTTGGCCGTACCCGATTATTCCTTGAATCAACTGCTTGCCAAAGTGAGGCGGCGTAATTTGCACGGGGAGGTGGATACCGGAAGCGCGACAGGACGTGAGTCATGGTAA
- the mazF gene encoding endoribonuclease MazF — MVTPTAFVPAQGDAVWITLNPQAGHEQAGRRPAVVLSPRAYNGKVGLALLCPITSQVKGYPFEVILPEGLNISGAVLSDQVKCLDWRARQASLICKLPGSVVGEVLGKLGALLRAEQTI, encoded by the coding sequence ATGGTAACCCCCACCGCTTTCGTGCCGGCGCAGGGGGATGCCGTGTGGATTACGTTGAATCCCCAAGCTGGACATGAGCAGGCTGGCCGACGGCCTGCGGTGGTTCTTTCACCGCGCGCATACAATGGCAAGGTGGGTCTTGCGCTTCTCTGCCCTATTACCAGCCAGGTGAAAGGTTATCCCTTCGAAGTCATTCTCCCGGAAGGTCTGAATATATCCGGGGCCGTGCTTTCGGACCAAGTCAAGTGCTTGGACTGGCGCGCGCGCCAAGCGAGCCTGATATGCAAGCTCCCTGGAAGCGTCGTTGGTGAAGTGCTTGGAAAGCTGGGTGCCCTCCTGCGTGCGGAGCAGACCATCTGA